A section of the Acomys russatus chromosome 10, mAcoRus1.1, whole genome shotgun sequence genome encodes:
- the Gpr85 gene encoding probable G-protein coupled receptor 85: MANYSHAADNILQNLSPLTAFLKLTSLGFIIGVSVVGNLLISILLVKDKTLHRAPYYFLLDLCCSDILRSAICFPFVFNSVKNGSTWTYGTLTCKVIAFLGVLSCFHTAFMLFCISVTRYLAIAHHRFYTKRLTFWTCLAVICMVWTLSVAMAFPPVLDVGTYSFIREEDQCTFQHRSFRANDSLGFMLLLALILLATQLVYLKLIFFVHDRRKMKPVQFVAAVSQNWTFHGPGASGQAAANWLAGFGRGPTPPTLLGIRQNANTTGRRRLLVLDEFKMEKRISRMFYIMTFLFLTLWGPYLVACYWRVFARGPVVPGGFLTAAVWMSFAQAGINPFVCIFSNRELRRCFSTTLLYCRKSRLPREPYCVI, translated from the coding sequence ATGGCGAACTATAGCCATGCAGCTGACAACATTTTGCAAAATCTCTCGCCTCTAACAGCCTTTCTGAAACTGACTTCCTTGGGTTTCATAATAGGAGTCAGCGTGGTGGGCAACCTTCTGATCTCCATTTTGCTAGTGAAAGATAAGACCTTGCACAGAGCTCCTTACTACTTCCTGCTGGATCTGTGCTGTTCAGACATCCTCAGGTCTGctatttgttttccatttgtattCAACTCTGTCAAAAATGGCTCTACCTGGACTTACGGCACTTTGACTTGCAAAGTGATTGCCTTCCTGGGGGTTTTGTCCTGTTTCCACACTGCGTTCATGCTCTTCTGCATCAGCGTCACCAGATACTTAGCTATCGCCCATCACCGCTTCTATACAAAGAGGCTGACCTTTTGGACGTGCTTGGCTGTGATCTGCATGGTGTGGACTCTGTCCGTGGCCATGGCGTTCCCCCCAGTTTTAGACGTGGGTACCTACTCATTCATTAGGGAGGAGGATCAATGCACCTTCCAACACCGCTCCTTCAGGGCTAACGATTCCCTAGGATTTATGCTGCTCCTCGCTCTCATCCTCCTAGCCACACAGCTTGTCTACCTCAAGCTGATATTTTTTGTCCACGATCGAAGGAAAATGAAGCCAGTCCAGTTTGTAGCAGCAGTCAGCCAGAACTGGACCTTCCATGGCCCCGGAGCCAGTGGCCAGGCAGCTGCCAATTGGCTAGCAGGATTTGGAAGGGGTCCCACACCGCCCACCTTGCTGGGCATCAGGCAAAATGCAAATACCACAGGCAGAAGACGGCTGTTGGTCTTAGATGAGttcaaaatggagaaaagaatcaGCAGAATGTTCTATATAATGACTTTTCTCTTCCTAACCTTGTGGGGTCCCTACCTGGTGGCCTGCTACTGGAGAGTTTTTGCAAGAGGGCCTGTGGTACCAGGGGGATTTCTAACAGCTGCTGTCTGGATGAGTTTCGCCCAAGCAGGAATCAATCCCTTTGTCTGCATTTTCTCCAACAGGGAGCTGAGGCGCTGTTTCAGCACAACCCTTCTTTACTGCAGAAAATCCAGGTTACCAAGGGAACCTTACTGTGTTATATGA